One Archangium violaceum genomic window, GGTTCAGGCGGAGGAGGTCTCCGACGGACGGGCCGTCGCGGCTCCCGTGCCCGTGGGCGCCATGGATTGGTACATGGAGCGCAACGGGCAGCCGGCGGGTCCGTTCCGTCTGGAACGCCTGCGCGAGCTGTGGCACCAGGGCGAGTTCGACCCCGACACCCTCTTCTGGTGCGAGGCGTGGACGAACTGGAGGCCGCTGTCCCACGTGCCCGAGCTCGTCGCCGCGATGACCATCTCGGGGCTGCCCACGGTGGCCGCGGACGCGAGCGTCTCCTCGGCTTCGGTGCGCACGAAGGCGCCCGGCTCGGAGAAGAAGGTCGTCTCCGCGTTGCACTCGCTCGTGCAGCAGGAGGAGTCGTGGCTGCGCAAGCAGGAGGAGGTGAAGGAGCAGGCGAAGGAAGAGGCCCGCCAGGCCATGCTGGACGCGCCGAGCGCTCCCGTGCCGGTGGTGGCCCCGGTGGCTCCCGTGGTGCCGGTGGCTCCGCCCATGCAGCCCGTGGTGGCTCCGGTGGCTCCTGTGGCGACGGGGGGGCTGCTGGGGCCGATTCCCGTTCCTCCCCAGATGGGGGGACCGGTCGCGCAGTATCCGGGGATGCCCATGGCGCCTCCCCTCGTTCCCGCCATGATGGCCGCCCCCGTTCCTCCGGAGGCGCTCGCGCCTTCGCGGCGGGGGAGGACGTTCCTGGTCGGGGCGCTCATCGGTTCGGCGACAGCGGGCGTCATCCTGGGGGCGATGCTCCTGTTGCCCCAGGTCCGTCGCGCGCCCGAGCAGGTGCCCGTGGCTTCCGCGCAGCCCCTTGTGTCCTCCGGGCAGGCCGCGTCTCCGAGTGCCCCGGTCGTGGCCCAGACCGCTCCGCCCGCGCCCGCGCCCGTGCCCGCGCCCGCGCCCGTGGTCGCGGCGGCTCCGGCGGTGCAGCC contains:
- a CDS encoding GYF domain-containing protein, which produces MDGNHSSSEGDSISRAGNGAQPPRLSQSEPEAPPSVQSALREVRPDDLDAIFDGALFGPPTLETVQAEEVSDGRAVAAPVPVGAMDWYMERNGQPAGPFRLERLRELWHQGEFDPDTLFWCEAWTNWRPLSHVPELVAAMTISGLPTVAADASVSSASVRTKAPGSEKKVVSALHSLVQQEESWLRKQEEVKEQAKEEARQAMLDAPSAPVPVVAPVAPVVPVAPPMQPVVAPVAPVATGGLLGPIPVPPQMGGPVAQYPGMPMAPPLVPAMMAAPVPPEALAPSRRGRTFLVGALIGSATAGVILGAMLLLPQVRRAPEQVPVASAQPLVSSGQAASPSAPVVAQTAPPAPAPVPAPAPVVAAAPAVQPAAPAVQPSAPVAQPPAPRPEVVASKVVAAPARHEKPKSVVVAASASEERVAGSAPQRRQQPPPAPVAPVTTARREAPSAVDPTNFDDSIDKEFERELGFAKGEPKHTPEDPRSRRSVYVPPEPGGDVPESLSTSDIVQVVSSHKEAILACIDTHEPERMSDSGKDRFVVRWRVQPSGSATDVAMETEALKGTPFARCIEGQVRSWKFPQHRVRSREPIRFPFTY